A stretch of the Desertifilum tharense IPPAS B-1220 genome encodes the following:
- a CDS encoding bifunctional serine/threonine-protein kinase/formylglycine-generating enzyme family protein has protein sequence MSGNFLGKPNPQQRLIGTVLRNRYKLLKTLGSGGFGDTYLATDQDLPTHPHCVVKHLKPKDSNPEILVDARRLFETEAKILHRLGNAHDRIPKLFAFFEENGEFYLVQEYIDGQDLGKELLPGKRLSESEVTRLLEDILSVLKVAHENNVIHRDIKPANLMRRKDGRIVLIDFGAVKQINQLATSANGQTSLTVAIGSPGYMPSEQGIGKPKLASDIYAVGMLGIQALTGIYPKLLPEDSQTGEIVWRNQAQVSHNLARFLEKMVRYDFRQRYLNAAEALKAFLETVVGSSPAPSASSHTVQPPPTPVNLSPLPPTEPFFVEPVQPPVAPILPKTQRLAKFTVVTVDKQGKVTNRSQAQLPMATEDLGNGITLTMVAIPGGRFLMGSPETEAERDSDENPQHWVTVPAFYMGQYAVTQAQYQAVMGNNPSRFQGSDRPVERVSWNDAVEFCHKLSQRTGQRYRLPSEAEWEYACRAGTTTPFHFGETITPDLVNYDGNYSYDKAPIGKYRQETTPVGHFGVANAFGLYDMHGNVWEWCQDVWHKNYHGAPTDGRAWESGGDLSSRLLRGGSWGYFARSCRSASRYRGASGFRYNGIGFRVVRA, from the coding sequence ATGTCTGGAAACTTCCTGGGCAAACCTAACCCACAGCAAAGACTGATTGGTACTGTGCTGCGAAATCGGTACAAATTGCTCAAGACATTGGGGAGTGGAGGTTTCGGCGATACTTATTTAGCAACCGACCAAGACTTACCCACTCATCCCCATTGCGTGGTTAAACATTTAAAACCCAAAGACTCTAATCCAGAGATTTTAGTAGATGCGCGGCGGTTGTTTGAGACAGAGGCAAAAATATTACACCGCTTGGGAAATGCTCATGACCGCATTCCCAAACTTTTCGCATTTTTTGAGGAAAATGGAGAGTTTTACCTCGTTCAGGAATATATTGACGGACAGGATTTAGGCAAAGAATTATTACCCGGTAAGCGTTTGAGCGAATCTGAGGTCACGCGCTTGTTAGAAGATATTCTGAGCGTTCTCAAAGTCGCGCATGAAAATAACGTAATTCACCGAGATATCAAGCCAGCAAACTTGATGCGACGTAAAGATGGCAGAATTGTGCTGATTGACTTTGGAGCAGTCAAACAAATTAACCAGCTTGCAACCAGTGCTAACGGTCAAACTAGCCTAACAGTTGCGATTGGTTCGCCCGGTTATATGCCGAGCGAACAAGGGATTGGCAAACCCAAGCTAGCGAGCGATATCTATGCAGTGGGGATGCTGGGAATTCAAGCCTTAACAGGGATTTATCCTAAACTTTTACCAGAAGACTCGCAAACCGGGGAGATTGTTTGGCGCAACCAGGCGCAAGTGAGTCATAATTTAGCCCGTTTTTTAGAGAAAATGGTGCGCTATGACTTTAGACAGCGCTATCTAAATGCAGCAGAAGCATTGAAAGCGTTTTTAGAAACGGTTGTTGGTTCGTCGCCTGCACCTTCAGCTAGTTCGCATACCGTACAGCCACCGCCAACTCCTGTTAATCTATCTCCACTACCGCCAACTGAGCCATTTTTTGTGGAACCCGTACAGCCACCTGTAGCACCTATACTGCCTAAAACTCAACGCTTGGCAAAATTTACCGTTGTAACGGTTGATAAACAGGGGAAGGTGACAAACCGCAGTCAAGCACAGTTACCAATGGCGACTGAAGATTTAGGGAATGGGATAACGCTAACAATGGTAGCGATTCCGGGGGGACGGTTTTTAATGGGTTCGCCGGAAACCGAAGCAGAACGAGATAGCGATGAGAATCCGCAGCATTGGGTGACAGTTCCCGCGTTTTATATGGGTCAGTATGCTGTGACTCAGGCACAATATCAAGCCGTAATGGGGAATAATCCTTCACGCTTTCAGGGTTCAGACCGTCCAGTTGAAAGAGTTTCTTGGAACGATGCGGTTGAATTTTGCCACAAGTTATCGCAACGCACAGGACAGAGGTATCGTTTACCTTCAGAAGCGGAGTGGGAATATGCTTGTCGTGCAGGAACCACCACCCCGTTCCACTTCGGCGAAACGATTACCCCTGATTTGGTGAATTATGACGGAAACTATTCATATGACAAAGCGCCTATAGGAAAATATCGTCAGGAAACAACTCCTGTAGGTCATTTTGGCGTAGCGAATGCCTTTGGACTTTACGATATGCACGGGAATGTCTGGGAGTGGTGCCAGGATGTGTGGCACAAAAATTATCACGGTGCGCCGACGGATGGGAGAGCTTGGGAAAGCGGTGGAGATTTGTCTAGTCGCCTGCTGCGTGGCGGTTCTTGGGGCTACTTTGCTAGGAGTTGCCGCAGCGCCAGTCGCTATAGGGGTGCGTCGGGGTTTCGCTACAACGGTATTGGTTTTCGAGTCGTCCGGGCCTAG
- a CDS encoding PEP-CTERM sorting domain-containing protein, whose translation MKPLAIAIAATLGALTLVTPADAARLRWQIEYTGWWAADGGGSISGQFIANQEDALDGMISIDEMKSWLWNWTGNDVVPAFSISSVDAGASTDGFFPRFYVDGTPNQPFDFNLDPDLDQGAFTAGDYYLDLEFLRVESLLANLVSQGNPELMGTITVSDPTVVPEPTTLLGLMAIAGLATTLKRQKQDA comes from the coding sequence ATGAAACCGTTGGCAATTGCGATCGCAGCGACCCTAGGTGCATTAACCTTGGTGACTCCGGCCGATGCTGCTCGTTTACGTTGGCAAATTGAGTATACAGGTTGGTGGGCAGCCGATGGCGGCGGTTCCATTTCCGGTCAGTTCATCGCGAACCAAGAGGATGCATTAGATGGCATGATCTCGATTGATGAAATGAAAAGTTGGTTGTGGAATTGGACGGGGAATGATGTCGTACCCGCCTTTTCTATCTCTTCGGTGGATGCAGGCGCATCTACCGATGGTTTCTTTCCTCGCTTCTACGTGGATGGAACGCCGAACCAACCTTTCGACTTTAATCTTGACCCGGATCTCGATCAAGGGGCATTCACCGCCGGAGATTATTATCTAGACTTAGAGTTTCTCCGCGTGGAAAGCCTACTCGCTAACCTGGTTTCCCAAGGAAACCCGGAATTAATGGGAACTATTACAGTTTCAGATCCAACCGTCGTCCCCGAACCTACAACCCTGCTGGGTCTAATGGCGATCGCAGGCTTAGCAACCACCCTAAAACGCCAAAAACAAGACGCTTAA
- a CDS encoding DICT sensory domain-containing protein, translated as MLKGSILQQLEQAHRQGKRPLNFGVYYKNTLVALCHALEDFILECGGEPLMVTAFQRGKWYLQEAERYADLAQKSSQVVILAAPEAGFAEHPTSQRENVALVGLNPDDPVAQEWHLIILAPTYTAMVLCQELSVEDYGVQGQPQEDKERKFYGFWTFEPELVQETVELAIAHIGQYNPELQQRLTQQLESLKSVEGTRQRDDLGAIASRIVHYLQAGHPELHHQALDDNLLSNEMQAFLRMAQLIDQADAINPNAAAEVATLLEVMGQLLDLPAWQVKRLRLTGLLHRLAAFQGVENLLSPEKSAAQEQLLQQDTHKPRSVLRIMPQLSAIARIITHQTEKWDGSGQPDGLAYDEIPLESRMLALIAEFQQRVAAYKSENPHSPSLAQALSDCQALAGTVFDPKLVETLELLVKGLQQGWNLQTAQPKIAAGMWLLDTHALDETPLTPNRQS; from the coding sequence ATGTTAAAAGGCTCGATTCTTCAGCAGCTAGAACAAGCGCACCGCCAAGGGAAGAGACCCTTAAATTTTGGAGTTTATTACAAAAATACGTTAGTTGCCCTGTGCCATGCCCTTGAGGATTTTATTTTAGAATGCGGGGGCGAACCGCTGATGGTGACGGCGTTCCAGCGGGGGAAATGGTACCTGCAAGAGGCGGAACGCTATGCAGATTTGGCGCAAAAGTCTAGCCAGGTGGTAATTCTGGCGGCCCCAGAAGCGGGGTTTGCAGAACACCCCACTAGCCAGCGGGAAAATGTGGCGCTGGTGGGACTTAACCCCGATGACCCGGTGGCGCAGGAATGGCATTTAATTATTTTAGCGCCGACATACACAGCAATGGTGCTTTGTCAAGAGCTTTCTGTGGAAGATTATGGGGTACAGGGGCAGCCCCAGGAAGATAAGGAGCGGAAGTTTTACGGCTTTTGGACGTTTGAGCCAGAGTTGGTGCAAGAAACGGTGGAATTGGCGATCGCCCATATCGGTCAATATAACCCGGAACTCCAACAGCGCCTCACCCAACAACTAGAAAGCCTCAAATCCGTAGAAGGCACCCGCCAGCGCGATGACCTCGGCGCGATCGCCTCTCGCATTGTCCATTACCTGCAAGCCGGACATCCAGAACTGCACCACCAAGCCTTAGACGACAACCTGCTCTCCAACGAAATGCAAGCCTTTCTGCGGATGGCCCAACTGATCGATCAAGCCGACGCCATCAACCCCAACGCCGCCGCCGAAGTCGCCACCCTGCTGGAAGTGATGGGGCAACTATTGGATCTCCCCGCATGGCAAGTTAAGCGCCTGCGCCTCACTGGGTTATTGCATCGCCTCGCCGCCTTCCAAGGCGTAGAAAACCTGCTCAGTCCCGAAAAATCAGCCGCCCAAGAACAACTGCTGCAACAGGACACCCACAAACCGCGATCTGTTCTGCGAATTATGCCACAGTTGAGTGCGATCGCCCGCATCATCACCCACCAAACCGAAAAATGGGACGGCAGCGGACAACCCGACGGCCTCGCCTACGACGAAATTCCCTTAGAATCGAGAATGCTCGCCCTCATTGCCGAATTTCAACAGCGCGTCGCTGCCTACAAAAGCGAAAATCCCCATTCGCCATCGCTCGCCCAAGCCCTCAGCGACTGTCAAGCCCTTGCGGGTACTGTCTTTGACCCCAAACTCGTTGAAACCTTAGAATTACTGGTCAAAGGCTTACAACAGGGCTGGAACCTGCAAACCGCCCAACCTAAAATTGCCGCTGGGATGTGGTTGCTCGATACCCACGCTCTTGACGAAACTCCCTTAACCCCCAATCGCCAATCCTAA
- a CDS encoding photosystem II high light acclimation radical SAM protein, which produces MSDRILYVRLPCNPIFPIGVVYLADHIHKQFPDIQQRIFDLGTVPPLDFDRALDTCIDQFQPTLLVFSWRDIQIYAPVGGRGGNPLQNAFEFYYARNPFTKLRGAIGGLRLAASYYSELWRNRGLIERGLKRARTYNPQARAVVGGGAVSVFYEQLANKLPKGTIISVGEGETLLEKLLRGDEIAGERCYIAQETQPRDRLIHEQPTPLEKSACNYDYIENVWPEFQYYLQDPDFYIGVQTKRGCPHNCCYCVYTVVEGKQVRINPADEVVAEIRQLYNRGVRNFWFTDAQFIPARRFINDAVELLQKIVDSGMTDIHWAAYIRADNLTPELCDLMVKTGMNYFEIGITSGSQELVRKMRMGYNLRTVLENCRDLKAAGFNDLVSVNYSFNVIDERPETIRQTIAYHRELERIFGADKVEPAIFFIGLQPHTHLEEYAFENNILNRDYDPMSLMPWTAKKLLWNPEPLGSFFGEVCLQAWQQNPNDFGREVMDILEERLGCAELEEALSAPIESKDKKQLITA; this is translated from the coding sequence ATGAGCGATCGCATCCTGTATGTCCGTCTCCCTTGCAACCCCATCTTTCCCATCGGGGTTGTCTACCTTGCAGACCACATTCACAAACAATTTCCCGACATTCAGCAGCGCATCTTTGACCTGGGTACCGTTCCCCCCCTCGACTTCGACCGCGCCTTAGATACCTGCATCGACCAATTTCAACCCACCCTCCTCGTCTTCTCCTGGCGGGATATCCAAATTTACGCCCCCGTCGGCGGACGAGGCGGAAACCCCCTACAAAACGCCTTCGAGTTCTACTACGCCCGCAACCCCTTCACCAAGTTGCGCGGCGCTATCGGAGGCTTGCGGTTAGCCGCCTCCTACTACAGCGAACTGTGGCGCAACCGAGGCTTAATTGAACGCGGACTCAAACGCGCCCGTACCTACAACCCCCAAGCGCGTGCGGTCGTTGGTGGCGGCGCGGTTAGCGTCTTTTACGAACAACTCGCCAACAAACTGCCCAAAGGTACCATCATCTCCGTTGGGGAAGGCGAAACCTTGCTCGAAAAACTCCTGCGAGGCGATGAGATCGCAGGCGAACGCTGTTACATCGCCCAAGAAACCCAACCGCGCGATCGCCTCATCCACGAACAACCCACCCCCCTAGAAAAAAGCGCCTGCAACTACGACTACATCGAAAACGTTTGGCCCGAATTTCAATATTATCTGCAAGACCCCGACTTCTATATCGGCGTCCAAACCAAACGGGGATGTCCGCATAACTGTTGCTACTGCGTTTATACCGTCGTTGAAGGGAAACAAGTCCGCATCAACCCCGCTGATGAAGTCGTCGCCGAAATACGCCAACTCTATAACCGAGGGGTTCGCAACTTCTGGTTTACCGACGCCCAATTTATCCCGGCGCGTCGCTTCATCAACGATGCAGTTGAACTCTTACAGAAAATCGTCGATTCTGGGATGACCGATATTCACTGGGCGGCTTACATTCGCGCCGATAACCTCACCCCGGAACTCTGCGACCTGATGGTTAAAACCGGGATGAACTATTTTGAAATTGGGATTACCAGCGGTTCTCAAGAACTGGTGCGGAAAATGCGGATGGGGTACAATCTGCGAACGGTTCTAGAAAATTGCCGCGACTTAAAAGCCGCCGGATTTAACGATTTGGTTTCGGTCAACTACTCGTTTAACGTCATTGACGAACGCCCAGAAACCATTCGCCAAACCATCGCCTACCATCGCGAACTAGAGCGAATTTTTGGGGCAGATAAAGTCGAACCTGCCATTTTCTTCATCGGCTTGCAACCGCACACCCATTTAGAAGAATATGCCTTTGAAAACAATATCCTCAACCGCGACTACGACCCCATGAGTTTAATGCCGTGGACAGCGAAAAAACTCCTCTGGAACCCAGAACCATTAGGGTCTTTCTTCGGTGAGGTTTGTCTGCAAGCATGGCAACAAAACCCCAATGACTTTGGGCGCGAAGTCATGGATATCCTCGAAGAACGCTTAGGTTGTGCCGAGTTAGAAGAAGCCCTATCTGCCCCGATTGAATCGAAGGACAAAAAACAGTTAATAACCGCGTAG
- a CDS encoding PAS domain-containing protein, which produces MPRLSDNSVPTPSTENPFHPQISQILEQIADAVLLLDAHGQILYLNTRAQQLFRATQTGIHFFSTPLDDELDRVRQKIEWAAIEVIQDQAIRETSAYLPQRQQWLDIQIHPSDWGLSVYIKDVSQYQQGLARLRLLEQAIIASNNGVVISDMQHPKQPLIYCNPAFEKLTGYAQSEILGRNCRFLQGPETDPETVEELRQCIRERRDGRVILRNYRKDGTPFWNELRISPVRDSEGQVTHYIGVQNDITERKQAENALREKATQLEDTLSQLQRTQARLIQYEKMVGLGQLVAGVAHEINNPVSFIYSNLNYANSYAQDLLSLVRLYQQHYPTPVAEISAIASEVDLDFINADFPKLLDSMKAGAERIRQIVLSLRNFSRHDEAELKPVNLHEGIESSLTLLQHRLNAQVNRPAIAVIREYNNLPKLQCYPGQLNQVFMNLLNNAIDALEQGVSLRILHSPESLAATDSPLPPPPTIRIRTEITHKGENQEYITIRIADNGPGFQEEVKRRLFDPFFTTKPVGKGTGLGLSICYQVVVEQHNGDIRCISAPGLGAEFIIELPLS; this is translated from the coding sequence ATGCCACGGTTATCGGATAACTCAGTCCCCACCCCTAGCACTGAGAACCCCTTTCATCCCCAAATCAGTCAAATTTTAGAGCAAATTGCGGATGCAGTCTTATTGCTAGACGCGCACGGCCAAATCCTTTACCTCAATACCCGCGCCCAACAACTTTTTCGCGCAACTCAAACCGGAATTCACTTCTTTAGCACCCCACTTGACGACGAATTAGACCGAGTGCGTCAAAAGATTGAGTGGGCGGCGATAGAGGTGATTCAAGACCAAGCCATTCGGGAAACCAGCGCCTATTTACCGCAGCGCCAACAATGGTTAGATATCCAAATTCACCCTAGCGACTGGGGATTATCTGTTTACATCAAAGATGTCTCTCAGTACCAGCAAGGTTTAGCTCGATTGCGGCTGCTCGAACAAGCTATCATTGCCAGTAACAACGGGGTCGTCATTAGCGATATGCAACACCCCAAGCAACCTCTGATTTACTGCAATCCTGCCTTTGAAAAGCTGACCGGCTACGCACAATCCGAGATTTTAGGGCGTAACTGTCGCTTTCTGCAAGGCCCCGAAACCGACCCGGAAACCGTGGAAGAATTGCGACAATGTATTCGCGAACGACGAGATGGTCGGGTAATTCTAAGAAATTATCGCAAAGACGGTACGCCCTTCTGGAACGAATTGCGGATTTCCCCCGTACGAGATAGCGAGGGACAAGTGACCCACTATATTGGCGTCCAAAATGATATCACCGAACGCAAACAAGCAGAAAACGCCCTGCGCGAGAAAGCCACACAACTTGAAGACACCTTGAGTCAACTGCAACGCACTCAAGCTAGACTCATTCAATACGAAAAAATGGTGGGCTTAGGTCAACTGGTTGCAGGCGTCGCCCATGAAATTAACAATCCTGTGAGTTTTATCTACAGCAACCTCAACTACGCCAACAGCTACGCTCAAGATTTGCTGAGTTTAGTTCGACTCTACCAACAACACTATCCCACACCTGTAGCAGAGATTAGCGCGATCGCCTCAGAAGTGGATCTCGATTTCATCAACGCCGACTTTCCCAAACTCCTAGACTCCATGAAAGCGGGGGCCGAACGCATTCGTCAAATTGTCCTTTCCCTACGAAACTTCTCGCGACATGATGAAGCCGAACTCAAACCCGTTAATCTCCATGAAGGGATTGAGAGTAGCCTCACGCTTCTTCAACATCGCTTAAATGCCCAAGTCAACCGCCCCGCCATCGCAGTTATCCGCGAATATAACAATCTGCCCAAACTCCAATGCTATCCCGGTCAACTCAACCAAGTCTTCATGAATTTACTGAATAATGCCATTGATGCCTTAGAACAAGGGGTTAGCCTGCGAATCTTACATTCCCCTGAAAGTTTAGCCGCCACAGACTCTCCCCTCCCGCCACCCCCAACCATTCGGATTCGCACAGAAATCACCCATAAAGGGGAAAATCAGGAGTATATTACCATTCGCATTGCCGATAACGGGCCGGGTTTCCAAGAAGAAGTGAAGCGCCGCCTATTTGACCCCTTCTTTACCACAAAGCCTGTGGGTAAAGGGACGGGTTTAGGTCTGTCTATTTGTTACCAAGTTGTTGTTGAACAACACAATGGCGATATTCGCTGTATTTCTGCACCCGGCTTAGGCGCAGAATTTATTATTGAACTTCCCCTCAGCTAA
- a CDS encoding DUF4079 domain-containing protein: MDLPSFLWLWKIAAWSMGLSLLAYLILAMTGGWLRYRRQNHQHLPSGVRSFHGYMGLTLVGLVLLLLVIGLVGTLGHYGSLGHSTHLSAGLAVVALVLLSAASASQISPQRPWMRTVHLTLNLILLWGLAIVSWTGWTVVQKYLP, translated from the coding sequence TTGGATTTACCTTCTTTTTTGTGGCTGTGGAAAATTGCTGCGTGGTCAATGGGGCTATCCCTCCTCGCCTACCTCATCTTAGCCATGACAGGCGGTTGGCTGCGCTATCGCCGACAAAACCATCAGCACCTTCCCTCTGGGGTGCGTTCTTTCCACGGGTATATGGGCTTAACCCTAGTGGGACTCGTCCTTTTGCTGCTCGTGATTGGCTTAGTCGGCACGCTAGGTCATTATGGCAGCTTGGGACATTCCACCCATCTATCAGCGGGTTTAGCAGTCGTCGCCCTCGTTCTGCTTTCAGCCGCCAGCGCCAGCCAAATCAGCCCCCAACGCCCTTGGATGAGAACCGTTCATCTCACCCTCAACCTCATCCTCCTCTGGGGACTCGCCATCGTCTCCTGGACAGGATGGACGGTTGTGCAGAAATATTTGCCTTAA
- a CDS encoding DUF1830 domain-containing protein, translating into MAQILDPLPPNQAGRILCCYVNATSKVQIARITNVANWYFERVVFPGQRLVFEAVADAQLEIHTGMMASAILSDKIPCDRLKLEEVVTESRENLVAPEEPLAHPLKIRPPLKSPALTSVD; encoded by the coding sequence ATGGCTCAAATCCTCGATCCCCTGCCTCCTAACCAAGCTGGTCGCATTCTCTGCTGCTATGTTAATGCCACAAGCAAGGTACAAATCGCTCGAATTACCAATGTCGCCAACTGGTACTTTGAACGAGTGGTATTTCCCGGACAGCGTTTAGTCTTTGAGGCAGTTGCAGATGCTCAACTTGAAATTCACACCGGGATGATGGCTAGCGCTATTTTATCGGATAAGATTCCTTGCGATCGCCTGAAACTTGAAGAAGTTGTCACCGAATCGCGGGAAAACTTAGTGGCACCCGAAGAACCCTTAGCCCATCCCCTTAAAATCAGACCCCCTCTCAAATCTCCTGCTTTAACCTCTGTGGATTAA
- a CDS encoding protein tyrosine phosphatase family protein, producing the protein MSTAKVAEIYNYLSLSDSIGTGGQPTVEQFAELKQAGYEVVVNLALSTSTNAIPDEAEIVASQGMGYVHIPVEWENPTLEDIQRFFATLQANADRRVFVHCAMNMRVSAFMYLYRRLQQQIDEDAARRNLEEIWTPNPTWERFIAQVLEFYI; encoded by the coding sequence ATGTCTACTGCAAAGGTTGCTGAAATTTATAACTATTTGTCCCTGTCAGATTCTATCGGTACGGGGGGACAGCCGACGGTAGAGCAGTTTGCTGAACTCAAACAGGCGGGATATGAGGTGGTGGTGAATTTGGCGCTGTCTACTTCTACAAATGCGATTCCTGATGAAGCGGAAATTGTGGCATCGCAAGGGATGGGTTATGTTCATATTCCGGTAGAGTGGGAAAATCCGACTTTAGAAGATATTCAGCGGTTCTTTGCGACCCTGCAAGCCAATGCCGATAGAAGGGTGTTTGTGCATTGTGCAATGAATATGCGGGTTTCGGCGTTTATGTATTTGTATCGCCGCCTTCAGCAACAGATTGATGAGGATGCGGCGCGGCGAAACCTGGAGGAAATTTGGACGCCTAACCCTACCTGGGAACGATTTATCGCCCAAGTTCTTGAGTTTTATATATAG
- a CDS encoding PhoX family phosphatase, with the protein MIHDNGSSNRSGNRSFEDVLRVRMSRRSAIARGAALSATGFLAAFAGEKLLTPDSSIVGQGSGRAIAQGRSSSLMNFAALPAANSAGVMPSISADYQFDVLIPWGTPLQPGGPTYDGNPSTRPTSAQQAQQVGIGHDGMWFFPIGSGSDRGMLAINHEYGTNSHVLGKAMPGSLEDVRLSQHAHGVAVVEIAKVNGKWQVVSSNNARRIHGNTPVTFSGPAANSPLLSTPAGNPPLGTLNNCANGKTPWGTYLTCEENFNGYFGATGAWTRTEAQARYGFSAGGFGYGWHNFDPRFDLSNPSYTHEENRFGWVVEIDPMNASQVPVKRTALGRFKHENAELVVGQGGRAVVYMGDDERFDYIYKFVSDSNWRSLIARGISPLDQGKLYVAKFNDNGTGNWIELSIDNPALKAKFANQAEILTYTRIAADTVGATPMDRPEWIAAAPNGDVYCTLTNNTQRREANAPNPLAPNPFGHIIKWRDSNNHVGTTFTWDIFVLAQNTHRIDQSAFGSPDGLWADPDGRLFIQTDGTQPVVNGVQLNDQMLVADPTTGEIRRIFAGVTGCEVTGITVTPDRRTMFVNLQHPGDGDPNLTSFPAEPGSGRIPRDATIVITKKNGGVIGS; encoded by the coding sequence ATGATTCACGATAATGGCAGCAGCAATCGGTCGGGAAATCGATCGTTTGAGGATGTTTTGCGCGTCAGAATGTCTCGACGCAGTGCGATCGCGCGCGGTGCAGCCTTATCTGCAACTGGGTTTTTAGCCGCCTTTGCGGGTGAGAAACTTTTGACCCCAGATTCCTCCATCGTAGGGCAAGGATCGGGGAGAGCGATCGCCCAAGGCAGAAGCAGCAGCCTGATGAACTTTGCGGCCCTCCCAGCAGCCAACAGCGCTGGCGTGATGCCTAGCATTTCCGCCGACTACCAGTTTGATGTCCTCATCCCTTGGGGAACCCCTCTACAACCGGGCGGCCCCACCTATGACGGCAACCCTAGCACCCGCCCCACTTCTGCCCAACAAGCCCAGCAAGTGGGGATCGGTCATGATGGCATGTGGTTTTTCCCGATTGGTAGTGGGAGCGATCGCGGTATGCTGGCCATTAACCATGAATACGGCACCAATAGCCACGTCTTGGGCAAAGCCATGCCCGGAAGCTTAGAAGACGTGCGCCTCTCTCAACACGCCCACGGGGTAGCCGTGGTGGAAATTGCCAAAGTTAATGGCAAATGGCAAGTCGTCAGCAGCAACAATGCCCGCCGCATCCACGGTAACACCCCCGTTACCTTCAGCGGCCCTGCGGCTAACAGCCCCTTGCTAAGTACGCCTGCGGGTAATCCTCCCTTGGGCACCCTCAACAACTGCGCCAACGGCAAAACGCCCTGGGGAACCTATTTAACCTGCGAAGAGAACTTTAACGGCTATTTTGGCGCTACGGGGGCTTGGACTCGCACAGAAGCCCAAGCGCGTTATGGCTTTAGTGCAGGTGGGTTTGGCTACGGTTGGCATAACTTTGACCCGCGTTTCGATCTATCTAACCCCAGTTACACCCACGAAGAGAACCGCTTTGGCTGGGTGGTGGAAATCGATCCGATGAATGCCTCCCAAGTCCCCGTGAAACGAACTGCCCTCGGTCGCTTTAAGCACGAAAACGCCGAACTAGTTGTCGGACAAGGCGGTCGGGCGGTCGTGTATATGGGCGATGACGAACGCTTTGACTATATCTATAAGTTTGTTTCAGATAGCAATTGGCGATCGCTCATTGCACGCGGTATCAGTCCCTTAGACCAAGGTAAGCTCTACGTTGCCAAGTTTAACGATAATGGTACCGGCAACTGGATCGAACTGAGCATCGATAACCCCGCCTTAAAAGCCAAATTTGCCAACCAAGCTGAAATCTTAACCTATACCCGGATCGCCGCAGATACCGTTGGTGCAACGCCAATGGATCGCCCAGAATGGATTGCAGCAGCCCCCAATGGCGATGTTTACTGCACTCTGACGAATAATACCCAACGTCGAGAAGCCAATGCGCCTAACCCCTTAGCGCCCAACCCCTTTGGACATATCATCAAGTGGCGCGACAGTAACAACCACGTTGGCACAACCTTCACTTGGGATATTTTTGTTTTGGCGCAGAATACACACCGCATTGACCAAAGCGCCTTTGGGAGTCCCGATGGGCTTTGGGCCGATCCCGACGGTCGCTTGTTTATTCAAACCGATGGTACTCAACCCGTCGTTAATGGCGTGCAACTCAACGACCAAATGCTGGTTGCTGACCCCACTACGGGCGAAATTCGCCGCATCTTTGCCGGGGTGACAGGCTGTGAGGTGACTGGCATTACCGTGACGCCAGACCGTCGGACGATGTTTGTAAATCTCCAACATCCTGGCGATGGCGATCCTAACCTCACCAGTTTCCCCGCCGAACCCGGTAGCGGCAGAATTCCCCGCGATGCCACCATTGTCATCACCAAGAAAAATGGCGGCGTTATCGGTTCCTAA